A single Solidesulfovibrio sp. DNA region contains:
- a CDS encoding ATP-binding protein: MPDPTGLDDAVGLLRALPDREAFLRSVLGLLRRWTGCQAVGVRLARDGDYPYFSTQGFAADFVRAESRLCDGDPTPVGLTGRTPLACMCGAVIDGRLDQAWPFATAGGSFFTGSTSRLLAGPGELPFTTRNRCNAAGYETVALVPLRVDGRCLGLIQVNDRRRDRLGREGVAALERLADGVALVLSRQEADQALAAAEVRYRAMFSANIAVKLLIDPETGRIVEANPAACDFYGYPPEIMETLSIWDINILGPEKTRAEMRAAQEEGRRFFRFTHRLADGSLREVEVYSGPVAFPGRTLLFSIIHDVTDRVRAEQARERVEQMLRHDLRSPLAGIVGLSAHLVSDRLCPEGAAMAEVIRETAERLYTMVERNLDLLKIEQGRYVLAPEPVELAPLLRRLEREKASLAGSRKLTMRFLGPGLDRAGDGPTVLGEAGLLAAMFANLLANALEAAPAGSTVTVALSEAPGEARIALHNQGVVPEDIRPRFFAKYATSGKKGGTGLGAFLARSVARLHGGDIGMETGEGLGTRLTVRLPVTWACALDQAD; encoded by the coding sequence ATGCCCGATCCGACCGGGCTTGACGACGCGGTGGGCCTGCTGCGGGCCTTGCCCGACCGGGAAGCGTTCCTGCGAAGCGTGCTTGGCCTGCTGCGCCGCTGGACGGGCTGCCAGGCCGTGGGCGTGCGCCTGGCCCGGGACGGCGATTATCCGTATTTCTCGACTCAGGGTTTTGCCGCGGATTTCGTCCGGGCCGAGTCGCGCCTGTGCGACGGCGACCCGACCCCGGTCGGGCTGACCGGCCGGACGCCCCTGGCCTGCATGTGCGGCGCGGTCATCGACGGCCGCCTCGATCAGGCCTGGCCCTTCGCCACGGCCGGGGGCTCGTTTTTCACCGGTTCCACCAGCCGGCTGCTGGCCGGGCCGGGCGAGCTGCCGTTTACCACCCGCAACCGCTGCAACGCCGCCGGCTACGAGACCGTGGCCCTGGTTCCCCTGCGCGTGGACGGCCGGTGCCTCGGGCTCATCCAGGTCAACGACCGCCGCCGCGACCGCCTGGGCCGCGAGGGCGTGGCCGCCCTGGAACGGCTGGCCGACGGCGTGGCCCTGGTCCTGTCGCGCCAGGAGGCCGACCAGGCCCTGGCCGCCGCCGAAGTCCGCTACCGGGCCATGTTCTCCGCCAATATCGCCGTGAAGCTGCTCATCGACCCGGAAACCGGCCGGATCGTCGAGGCCAATCCGGCGGCCTGCGACTTCTACGGCTATCCACCGGAAATCATGGAAACCCTGTCCATCTGGGACATCAACATCCTGGGGCCGGAAAAGACCCGGGCGGAAATGCGGGCGGCCCAGGAGGAGGGCCGGCGGTTTTTCCGCTTCACCCACCGCCTGGCCGACGGGAGCCTTCGGGAGGTGGAGGTCTATTCCGGGCCGGTGGCCTTTCCCGGGCGGACGCTGCTTTTTTCCATCATCCACGATGTCACGGACCGGGTGCGGGCCGAACAGGCCCGGGAACGGGTGGAGCAGATGCTGCGCCACGACCTGCGTTCGCCGTTGGCGGGCATCGTGGGCCTGTCCGCGCACCTGGTAAGCGACCGCCTGTGCCCCGAGGGCGCGGCCATGGCCGAGGTCATCCGTGAAACCGCCGAACGCCTCTACACCATGGTCGAGCGCAACCTCGACCTGCTCAAGATCGAGCAGGGGCGCTACGTGCTGGCGCCCGAACCCGTGGAACTGGCGCCGCTTTTGCGCCGCCTGGAACGGGAGAAAGCCTCCCTGGCCGGCTCCAGGAAGCTGACCATGCGTTTTCTCGGCCCCGGCCTGGACAGGGCCGGGGACGGGCCGACGGTGCTCGGCGAGGCCGGGCTTTTGGCCGCCATGTTCGCCAACCTGCTGGCCAACGCCCTGGAGGCCGCGCCCGCCGGCTCCACCGTGACCGTGGCCTTGTCCGAAGCCCCGGGCGAAGCCCGTATCGCCCTGCACAACCAGGGTGTCGTACCCGAGGACATCCGGCCCCGGTTCTTCGCCAAATACGCCACCAGCGGCAAAAAAGGCGGCACGGGCCTGGGCGCGTTCCTGGCCCGAAGCGTGGCCCGCCTGCACGGCGGGGACATCGGCATGGAAACCGGCGAGGGCCTGGGCACGCGCCTCACCGTGCGCCTGCCCGTGACGTGGGCCTGCGCCCTGGATCAGGCCGACTGA
- a CDS encoding chemotaxis protein CheX: MTEQLDIGAFLRALTGRTGTFFREELGIALAAPAFQIDDVQKLDLRHTTAIMSAAGELKLYLAYSFDAALLDAAFVAYTNGLDIAEDERDDAVQETAGDIINIVVGNALADIAAAGPAIALSPPIILTEAKSVMRHRAAKFASAELRAAAGALSIHLIGPGELFNDTLDYVKE, encoded by the coding sequence ATGACCGAACAGTTGGACATCGGCGCCTTCCTGCGCGCCCTGACCGGACGCACCGGGACGTTTTTCCGGGAAGAGCTCGGCATCGCCCTGGCGGCGCCGGCCTTTCAGATCGATGACGTGCAGAAACTCGATTTGCGCCATACCACGGCCATCATGAGCGCCGCCGGCGAGCTCAAGCTCTACCTCGCCTACAGCTTCGACGCCGCCCTGCTCGACGCGGCCTTCGTCGCCTACACCAACGGCCTCGACATCGCCGAGGACGAGCGCGACGACGCCGTCCAGGAGACCGCCGGCGACATCATCAACATCGTGGTCGGCAACGCCCTGGCCGACATCGCCGCCGCCGGCCCGGCCATCGCCCTTTCCCCGCCCATCATCCTGACCGAGGCCAAGTCCGTCATGCGCCACCGGGCGGCCAAGTTCGCCTCGGCCGAACTGCGCGCCGCCGCCGGGGCGCTGAGCATCCACCTCATCGGGCCGGGCGAGCTGTTCAACGATACCCTGGATTACGTGAAGGAGTAG
- a CDS encoding alpha-E domain-containing protein has protein sequence MLSRVADAIYWMSRYLERAENIARFIDVNWHLTLDTPGATTEQWTPLVRAMGDWDAFIEKGTPQDRSGVIRFLAFDAASSNSIVSCLAHARDNARTIREIIPTEMWEQINTFYHLARDASGRCEALLANPYQFCDEVKRRDLTISGIAGDAMSHDEAWDFFRLGKLLERADKTSRILDVKYFILLPHPTDVGSNLDYVQWAALLKAISALEAYRRRHGRIQPDRIVEFLLLDHDFPRSVLCGLTKAQECLHAITGTRMGYFSNPAEKRLGHLCSDLAYSSVDEIFAAGLHEFTDNLQTRMNQVDEACYATFFSVFPAIDGASQQ, from the coding sequence ATGTTAAGCCGCGTGGCCGACGCCATCTACTGGATGAGCCGCTATCTGGAGCGGGCCGAGAACATCGCCCGGTTCATCGACGTCAACTGGCACCTGACCCTGGACACGCCCGGGGCCACGACCGAGCAGTGGACGCCGCTGGTGCGGGCCATGGGCGACTGGGACGCGTTCATCGAAAAGGGCACGCCCCAGGATCGAAGCGGCGTCATCCGCTTCCTGGCCTTCGACGCCGCCTCGTCCAATTCCATCGTCTCCTGCTTGGCCCACGCCCGGGACAACGCCCGCACCATCCGCGAGATCATCCCCACCGAGATGTGGGAGCAGATCAACACCTTCTACCATCTGGCCCGTGACGCCTCGGGCCGCTGCGAGGCCCTGCTGGCCAACCCCTACCAGTTCTGCGACGAGGTCAAGCGCCGGGACCTGACCATAAGCGGCATCGCCGGCGACGCCATGTCCCACGACGAGGCCTGGGACTTCTTCCGCCTGGGCAAGCTGCTGGAGCGCGCCGACAAGACCTCGCGCATCCTCGACGTCAAGTACTTCATCCTCCTGCCCCACCCGACGGACGTCGGCTCCAACCTCGACTACGTGCAGTGGGCGGCGCTTTTAAAGGCCATCAGCGCCCTGGAAGCCTACCGCCGCCGCCACGGCCGCATCCAGCCCGACCGCATCGTGGAGTTTCTGCTCCTCGACCACGACTTTCCCCGCTCGGTGCTGTGCGGCCTGACCAAGGCGCAAGAGTGCCTGCACGCCATCACCGGCACGCGCATGGGCTATTTCAGCAATCCGGCGGAAAAGCGCCTGGGGCACCTGTGCAGCGACCTGGCCTACAGCAGCGTGGACGAGATCTTCGCCGCCGGGTTGCACGAATTCACGGACAATCTCCAGACCCGGATGAACCAGGTGGACGAGGCCTGCTACGCCACGTTTTTCTCGGTCTTTCCGGCTATTGACGGCGCCAGTCAACAATGA
- a CDS encoding transglutaminase family protein, giving the protein MRCQLSHHTRYDFGRPVFLEPHLVRLLPRGDAGQRLLELAVDIDPAPAGRAACLDFFGNTVLSAWFSSLTDHLDVRVTATVETLRANPFEYLIDTGQCRLPVPLSPAEALAAAPCLAPVGLPHGRAAALAEALRRDGADTPQGFALTLLGWLAEHVATVGREEAGLLSPDALLAAGEGACRDLAVCYLAACRHVGLPARFVSGYHEGDPGREDRDLHAWAEVWLPGGGWRGFDPSLGLAVADRHVAVAAAGDPADAAPVAGTFRGEAPAPRLSHAIRLTMAPHG; this is encoded by the coding sequence GTGCGCTGCCAGCTTTCGCACCACACGCGGTACGACTTCGGCCGGCCCGTGTTTCTCGAGCCGCACCTGGTGCGCCTGTTGCCGCGTGGCGACGCCGGCCAGCGCCTGCTGGAACTGGCGGTGGACATCGACCCGGCCCCGGCCGGGCGGGCCGCCTGCCTGGACTTTTTCGGCAACACCGTGCTTTCCGCCTGGTTTTCGAGCCTGACCGACCATCTCGACGTCCGCGTGACGGCCACGGTGGAAACCCTGCGGGCCAACCCGTTCGAGTACCTCATCGATACCGGCCAGTGCCGCCTGCCCGTGCCCCTTTCGCCGGCCGAGGCCCTGGCGGCCGCGCCGTGCCTGGCCCCGGTGGGGCTGCCCCACGGCCGGGCCGCCGCCCTGGCCGAGGCGCTGCGCCGCGACGGCGCCGATACGCCCCAGGGCTTCGCCCTGACCCTGCTCGGCTGGCTGGCCGAGCATGTGGCGACGGTCGGCCGCGAGGAGGCTGGGCTGCTTTCGCCCGACGCGCTGCTGGCCGCCGGGGAGGGCGCCTGTCGCGACCTGGCCGTGTGCTACCTGGCCGCCTGCCGTCATGTGGGCCTGCCGGCCCGGTTCGTCAGCGGCTACCACGAGGGCGATCCCGGGCGCGAGGACCGCGACCTGCATGCCTGGGCCGAAGTCTGGTTGCCGGGCGGCGGCTGGCGCGGCTTCGACCCGTCCCTCGGGCTGGCCGTGGCCGACCGGCACGTGGCCGTGGCCGCCGCCGGCGACCCGGCCGACGCCGCCCCGGTCGCCGGCACCTTCCGCGGCGAGGCGCCCGCGCCGCGGCTTTCCCACGCCATTCGCCTGACCATGGCTCCCCACGGTTGA
- a CDS encoding peptidase, with the protein MTFCLGITVEEGLVGIADTRITSGNELTSAQKVTTYQNGNGAFFLMTSGLRSVRDKTLTYFDEVLETCPSPFDKLYKAVNAFTAELRRVSAEDKPFLADSGLHFNLHALIGGQLAADASHKLYLVYPEGNWVEISRGTPYHIIGEGGYGKPVLDRTLKFSDSLRMALKVGCLAFDSTRISASDVDFPIDVVLYRKGGQELAQHRYEKQDLADISAWWQEHLRGLVHDLPSEWIDNVASKLTKVCAPPGCWSHPAK; encoded by the coding sequence ATGACATTTTGCCTGGGCATCACCGTGGAGGAGGGCCTGGTCGGTATCGCCGACACGCGCATCACCTCGGGCAACGAGCTGACCAGCGCCCAGAAGGTCACCACCTACCAGAACGGCAACGGCGCGTTTTTCCTCATGACCTCGGGCCTGCGCTCGGTGCGCGACAAGACGTTGACCTATTTCGACGAGGTCCTGGAAACCTGCCCCTCGCCCTTCGACAAGCTCTACAAGGCCGTCAACGCCTTCACCGCCGAACTGCGCCGGGTGAGCGCCGAGGACAAGCCGTTCCTGGCCGATTCGGGCCTGCATTTCAATCTGCACGCCCTCATCGGCGGCCAGCTCGCCGCCGACGCGTCCCACAAACTCTACCTCGTCTACCCCGAGGGCAACTGGGTGGAGATCAGCCGGGGCACGCCCTACCACATCATCGGCGAGGGGGGCTACGGCAAGCCGGTGCTCGACCGCACCCTCAAGTTCTCCGATTCGTTGCGCATGGCGCTCAAGGTCGGCTGCCTGGCCTTCGACTCCACCCGCATCAGCGCCTCGGACGTGGATTTCCCCATCGACGTGGTCCTGTACCGCAAGGGCGGCCAGGAACTGGCCCAACACCGCTACGAGAAGCAGGACCTGGCCGACATCTCGGCCTGGTGGCAGGAGCACCTGCGCGGCCTGGTCCACGACCTGCCCTCGGAGTGGATCGACAACGTCGCCTCCAAACTGACCAAGGTGTGCGCGCCTCCCGGCTGCTGGTCCCATCCCGCGAAATAA
- a CDS encoding transporter substrate-binding domain-containing protein, which translates to MLFVLALCGLALAGGVARAQPLELSAEEKAFIEAHPVIRYSDTDWRPLSIFDDGRMTGLFHDYYALISHKTGLAFQFETVGDGHDFQFVLDALREKRIDMIDGTGRTPDRATYALFVGPYLRFPLAIVSRDEATAYSLATLAGKKVAAGRGGTAYEYIRANGRDIELVPARDAAEALTLVALGQADAAVENLAVAAYAIRASGLTNVKISGQLDYTFDIYTLVRDDWPQLASILAKAQALVTEAERAALVAKWLPVYKDGAVNPEAVPAGDKGLAAGPAVALTEREREYLAGKKALAYCVDPDWAPVERIDENGRYVGIGSDFLKIIGERLGVPMVLVPTASWSQSLEAVKKRRCDFLPVAGDTKDRRRFLRFTSPYLRFPMVVATLSKAPYIEDPQSLAGKDVGVVNGYASLDILRAKYPGLKLKEVPSVDEGLKLVADGRLYGYIDTVPAISQALARGHFTDLKIAGRLDAHLDLSMASRDDEPELASLFQKAVNTLTKEESDAILKKWLAVTFEQGFDYALAWKTAGGAAVVLLVVVWWNRKLSRLNRALRQANEARDAASRRVAALLDNAGQGFLSVDRDGTVDPLYSAECRNLFGDDIAGRDVSLLLYPDDAAGRAAMAVNIRRVVDEPDDYRRDLYKSLMPAQIVRGGASLRLAYRSLSEDRLMFVITDVTGEVRLKDAVARERNRLACVVAAVREQRDFFDVLDAFAAFRRDGAAKAAAAPDDRVALDETYRTVHTLKGLFLQLECASVARALDALEDRLSRLRQGAGPVREDVVALLEEKDLDDALGLDLDVVREALGEAFFTRRGEVCLDGNLADALSGLAARLLGRRAALGFGEADVRLLLAARSLRFVDLRKLLSAYPRTALRLAEAQGKRLAPFGVEGDAVPVDPARHAALAKSLIHAVRNAVDHGLEPPEERERAGKDEAGRLTLRVEALSGAVRLVVADDGRGVDVGVVRNRAFELGLAGAEELAAMDDAAILDLVFRDGFTSRRLAGDLSGRGVGLAAVRAEARRLGGTAVIENQPGQGARLVVEVPLAPYEIPVEPV; encoded by the coding sequence TTGCTTTTCGTCCTGGCCCTGTGCGGCCTGGCGCTGGCCGGAGGCGTGGCCCGGGCCCAGCCCCTGGAGCTTTCGGCCGAGGAAAAGGCCTTCATCGAGGCCCATCCCGTCATCCGCTACAGCGACACGGACTGGCGGCCCCTGTCCATTTTCGACGACGGCCGCATGACCGGCCTTTTCCACGACTACTACGCGCTCATTTCCCACAAGACCGGCCTGGCCTTCCAGTTCGAGACCGTGGGCGACGGCCACGATTTCCAGTTTGTCCTCGACGCCTTGCGCGAAAAGCGCATCGACATGATCGACGGCACGGGCAGGACGCCGGACCGGGCCACATACGCCCTGTTCGTGGGGCCGTACCTGCGCTTCCCCCTGGCCATCGTCTCCCGCGACGAGGCCACGGCCTATTCCCTGGCCACCCTGGCCGGCAAGAAGGTCGCCGCCGGCCGGGGCGGCACGGCCTACGAATACATCCGGGCAAATGGCCGCGACATCGAACTGGTGCCGGCCAGGGACGCCGCCGAGGCCCTGACCCTGGTGGCGCTCGGCCAGGCCGACGCCGCCGTGGAGAACCTGGCCGTGGCCGCCTACGCCATCCGGGCCTCGGGACTGACCAACGTCAAGATTTCCGGCCAGCTCGACTACACCTTCGACATCTACACCCTGGTGCGCGACGACTGGCCCCAGCTCGCCTCCATTCTGGCCAAGGCGCAAGCCCTGGTCACCGAGGCCGAGAGGGCGGCGCTGGTGGCCAAATGGCTGCCCGTCTACAAGGACGGGGCCGTCAATCCCGAGGCCGTCCCGGCCGGGGACAAGGGCCTTGCCGCCGGGCCGGCCGTGGCCCTGACCGAACGGGAGCGCGAGTACCTGGCCGGGAAAAAAGCCCTGGCCTACTGTGTCGACCCCGACTGGGCGCCGGTGGAGCGCATCGACGAAAACGGCCGCTACGTGGGCATCGGTTCGGATTTCTTGAAAATCATCGGCGAGCGCCTGGGCGTGCCCATGGTGCTCGTGCCCACGGCCTCCTGGAGCCAGTCCCTGGAGGCCGTGAAAAAACGGCGCTGCGACTTTTTGCCCGTGGCCGGCGATACCAAGGACCGGCGGCGGTTTTTGCGCTTCACCTCGCCCTACCTGCGTTTTCCCATGGTGGTGGCCACCCTGTCGAAGGCCCCCTACATCGAGGACCCCCAGAGCCTGGCCGGCAAGGACGTGGGCGTGGTCAACGGCTACGCCAGCCTGGACATCCTGCGGGCCAAGTACCCGGGGCTTAAGCTCAAGGAAGTGCCGAGCGTCGACGAGGGCCTCAAGCTCGTGGCCGACGGCCGCCTCTACGGCTACATCGACACCGTGCCGGCCATCAGCCAGGCCCTGGCCAGGGGGCATTTCACCGACCTGAAGATCGCCGGCCGCCTGGACGCCCACCTGGACCTGTCCATGGCCAGCCGCGACGACGAACCCGAACTGGCCTCGCTGTTCCAGAAGGCCGTCAACACCCTGACCAAGGAGGAGTCCGATGCCATCCTCAAGAAATGGCTGGCCGTCACCTTCGAGCAGGGTTTCGACTACGCCCTGGCCTGGAAGACCGCCGGCGGCGCGGCCGTCGTGCTGCTCGTCGTGGTCTGGTGGAACCGCAAGCTTTCGCGCTTGAACCGCGCCCTGCGCCAGGCCAACGAGGCCCGCGACGCCGCCTCCCGCCGCGTGGCGGCGCTGCTCGACAACGCCGGCCAGGGCTTTTTGTCCGTGGACCGCGACGGCACCGTCGATCCCCTCTACAGCGCCGAGTGCCGCAACCTCTTCGGCGACGACATCGCCGGGCGCGATGTGTCGCTGTTGCTCTATCCCGACGATGCCGCCGGCCGTGCCGCCATGGCCGTCAACATCCGCCGGGTGGTGGACGAACCCGACGACTACCGCCGCGACCTGTACAAGTCGCTGATGCCCGCCCAGATCGTGCGCGGCGGGGCCTCGTTGCGCCTGGCCTACCGGTCCTTGTCCGAGGATCGGCTCATGTTCGTGATCACCGACGTCACGGGTGAGGTGCGCCTCAAGGACGCCGTGGCCCGGGAACGCAACCGGCTGGCCTGCGTGGTGGCGGCCGTGCGCGAGCAGCGCGATTTCTTCGACGTCCTGGACGCCTTCGCCGCCTTCCGCCGGGACGGCGCCGCCAAGGCCGCCGCCGCCCCCGACGACCGTGTCGCCCTGGATGAGACCTACCGGACGGTCCATACCCTCAAGGGGCTTTTCCTCCAGCTCGAGTGCGCCAGCGTGGCCCGGGCCCTGGACGCCCTGGAGGATCGCCTGTCGCGCCTGCGCCAGGGGGCGGGCCCGGTGCGCGAGGACGTGGTGGCGCTTCTGGAGGAAAAGGACCTGGACGACGCCCTGGGCCTGGACCTGGACGTGGTGCGCGAAGCCCTGGGCGAGGCGTTTTTCACCCGGCGGGGCGAGGTCTGCCTGGACGGGAACCTGGCCGACGCGCTGTCCGGCCTGGCGGCGCGGCTGCTTGGCCGCCGTGCCGCCCTGGGCTTCGGGGAGGCCGACGTCCGGTTGCTTCTGGCCGCCCGGTCCCTGCGCTTCGTGGACCTGCGCAAGCTGCTGTCCGCCTATCCCCGCACGGCTTTGCGCCTGGCCGAGGCGCAGGGCAAGCGGCTGGCCCCCTTCGGGGTGGAGGGCGACGCCGTCCCGGTCGATCCCGCCCGCCACGCCGCCCTGGCCAAGAGCCTGATCCACGCCGTGCGAAACGCCGTGGACCACGGCCTGGAGCCGCCGGAGGAACGGGAACGCGCCGGCAAGGACGAGGCCGGCCGCCTGACGCTTCGGGTCGAGGCCCTGTCCGGCGCGGTCCGCCTGGTGGTTGCCGACGACGGCCGGGGCGTGGATGTGGGCGTGGTGCGCAACCGGGCCTTCGAACTGGGCCTGGCCGGCGCCGAGGAACTGGCGGCCATGGACGACGCGGCCATCCTCGACCTGGTTTTCCGCGACGGCTTCACCTCGCGCCGCCTGGCCGGCGACCTGTCCGGGCGGGGCGTGGGGCTGGCGGCCGTGCGGGCCGAGGCCCGGCGCCTGGGCGGCACGGCCGTCATCGAGAACCAACCCGGCCAGGGCGCCCGGCTTGTCGTCGAGGTCCCCCTTGCGCCCTATGAAATACCCGTGGAGCCTGTATGA
- a CDS encoding circularly permuted type 2 ATP-grasp protein has translation MSQKMDFSGYDLGPFYDEMFEADGSPRPGCRMLYEKIISLPPGEISARQATAEQALYDMGITFTVYGHEDGTEKIFPFDIVPRVIAAAEWDALEKGLAQRIAALNLFIADVYGKGRIMADGVVPRAVVESSSGYFKECLGLSPPRGVWCHITGTDLVRDESGRFLVLEDNLRCPSGVSYVLANRRILKRAFPQVFEAIHIRPVDDYPPLLLDMLHSIAPVGDSRPTAALLTPGVFNAAYFEHTFLAQQAGIELVEGRDLVVADGYVHMRTTKGLKRVDVLYRRVGEDFLDPTVFRPDSMLGVPGIMEVYKAGRVAMANAPGTGVADDKVVYAYVPRMIRYYLGEEPRIDNVETYLCWEDKARRHVLDNLDTMVVKAAAESGGYGMLVGPAATPAQREAFAAKIEANPRNYIAQPTIGLSRTPVIVDDHFEGRHVDLRPYVLYGEDIRVIPGGLTRVALKKGSLVVNSSQGGGSKDTWVLGGPVA, from the coding sequence ATGTCGCAGAAAATGGACTTTTCCGGCTACGACCTCGGCCCCTTTTACGACGAGATGTTCGAGGCGGACGGCTCGCCTAGGCCCGGCTGCCGGATGCTTTACGAAAAAATCATCTCCCTGCCGCCCGGCGAGATATCGGCCCGACAGGCCACCGCCGAACAGGCCCTCTACGACATGGGCATCACCTTCACCGTCTACGGCCACGAGGACGGCACGGAGAAGATCTTCCCCTTCGACATCGTCCCCCGGGTCATCGCCGCCGCCGAGTGGGACGCCCTCGAGAAGGGGCTGGCCCAGCGCATCGCGGCGCTCAACCTGTTTATCGCCGACGTCTACGGCAAGGGCCGCATCATGGCCGACGGCGTGGTGCCGCGGGCCGTGGTCGAATCCTCCTCGGGCTATTTCAAGGAATGCCTGGGGCTGTCGCCGCCGCGCGGCGTGTGGTGCCACATCACCGGCACGGACCTGGTGCGCGACGAGTCCGGCCGGTTCCTGGTGCTGGAGGACAACCTGCGCTGCCCGTCGGGCGTCTCCTACGTCCTGGCCAACCGGCGCATCCTCAAGCGGGCCTTTCCGCAGGTCTTCGAGGCCATCCACATCCGGCCCGTGGACGACTATCCGCCGCTTCTGCTCGACATGCTCCACTCCATCGCCCCGGTCGGCGATTCCCGGCCCACGGCGGCGCTGCTCACGCCCGGGGTCTTCAATGCCGCCTATTTCGAGCACACCTTCCTGGCCCAGCAGGCCGGCATCGAACTGGTGGAGGGCCGCGACCTGGTCGTGGCCGACGGCTACGTCCACATGCGCACCACCAAGGGCTTAAAGCGCGTGGACGTGCTCTACCGCCGGGTGGGCGAGGACTTCCTCGACCCCACGGTCTTCCGGCCCGATTCCATGCTGGGCGTGCCCGGCATCATGGAGGTCTACAAGGCCGGCCGGGTGGCCATGGCCAACGCCCCGGGCACCGGGGTGGCCGACGACAAGGTGGTCTACGCCTACGTGCCGCGCATGATCCGCTACTACCTCGGCGAGGAGCCGCGCATCGACAACGTGGAGACCTACCTGTGCTGGGAGGACAAGGCCCGGCGCCACGTGCTGGACAACCTCGACACCATGGTGGTCAAGGCGGCGGCGGAATCCGGCGGCTACGGCATGCTGGTCGGCCCGGCGGCCACGCCCGCGCAGCGCGAGGCCTTCGCCGCCAAGATCGAGGCCAACCCCCGCAACTACATCGCCCAGCCCACCATCGGCCTCTCTCGCACCCCGGTCATCGTGGACGACCATTTCGAGGGCCGCCACGTGGACCTGCGGCCCTACGTGCTCTACGGCGAGGACATCCGGGTCATCCCGGGCGGGCTCACGCGGGTGGCGCTCAAAAAGGGTTCGCTGGTGGTCAATTCCTCCCAGGGCGGAGGCAGCAAGGACACCTGGGTGCTGGGCGGCCCGGTCGCCTGA
- a CDS encoding response regulator produces the protein MRPLRIMVVDDSGLTVKKMVKLLEELGHEVAAVAATGQQAVDEYAAVAPDMVAMDITMPDLDGIEATRRIMAAAPDARIVIVTSHGQEQMVMDAIEAGAKGYILKPVKLEKLKETLETVAAKYLP, from the coding sequence ATGAGACCGCTTCGCATCATGGTGGTGGACGACTCGGGGCTGACCGTCAAGAAGATGGTCAAGCTCCTGGAGGAGCTCGGCCACGAGGTGGCCGCCGTGGCCGCCACCGGCCAGCAGGCCGTGGACGAGTACGCCGCGGTGGCCCCGGACATGGTGGCCATGGACATCACCATGCCCGACCTCGACGGCATCGAGGCCACCCGGCGCATCATGGCCGCCGCCCCCGACGCCCGCATCGTCATCGTCACCTCCCACGGCCAGGAGCAGATGGTCATGGACGCCATCGAAGCCGGGGCCAAGGGCTATATCCTCAAGCCCGTCAAACTGGAAAAGCTCAAGGAAACCCTGGAAACGGTCGCGGCCAAGTACCTGCCATGA